The Vicinamibacterales bacterium genome includes a region encoding these proteins:
- the rhaT gene encoding L-rhamnose/proton symporter RhaT yields MSPNPFLGVFFHWLGGLASGSFVVPYRFVRRWSWETYWLAGGFFSWIIMPWMMAALNTNDLMGVLQETPPSTLAYCAFFGMLWGIGNLTFGLSVRYLGVGLGMAMVLGWCAVVGTLTEPWYRGEFTAKLITPFHGNVILAGVFICLAGVLITGLAGRKKEVEMPAEQKLGNVVEFNFRKGVLVAAVSGVFSACFAFGLASGNPIKAITMQHGTDAIWQGLPVLVVVLAGGFCTNAFWCIHLNIKNRTGFQYFSCQIRAESPSTALAPGFGEGEPAKRIPADGRQDKTPVPVLWNYVFSAMGGIFWYLQFFFYSMGETQMGAYKFSSWTVHMASIIIFATMWGVILREWRGASGKAMLLLRLGVATLLLSTIVVGYGNYLGAHP; encoded by the coding sequence ATGTCTCCCAACCCGTTCCTCGGCGTGTTCTTCCACTGGCTCGGAGGCTTGGCCTCGGGCAGTTTCGTCGTGCCCTACCGCTTCGTGAGACGGTGGTCCTGGGAGACGTATTGGCTTGCCGGCGGCTTCTTCAGCTGGATCATCATGCCGTGGATGATGGCGGCGCTCAACACCAACGACCTGATGGGGGTCCTCCAAGAGACGCCCCCGAGCACCCTGGCCTACTGCGCCTTCTTCGGCATGCTGTGGGGGATCGGGAATCTCACGTTCGGATTGTCCGTGCGGTACCTCGGCGTCGGGTTGGGCATGGCCATGGTTCTCGGGTGGTGCGCCGTGGTGGGCACGCTCACCGAGCCGTGGTACAGGGGCGAATTCACCGCGAAGCTGATCACTCCTTTCCACGGCAACGTCATCCTGGCTGGCGTCTTCATCTGCCTGGCCGGCGTGTTGATTACCGGGCTCGCCGGACGGAAGAAGGAGGTGGAAATGCCGGCGGAGCAGAAGCTCGGCAACGTCGTGGAGTTCAACTTCCGGAAGGGCGTGCTGGTGGCCGCGGTCTCGGGCGTCTTCAGCGCGTGCTTCGCCTTCGGACTCGCGTCAGGCAACCCGATCAAGGCCATCACCATGCAGCACGGGACCGATGCCATCTGGCAGGGGCTGCCCGTGCTGGTGGTCGTGCTGGCCGGAGGATTCTGCACCAACGCCTTCTGGTGCATCCATCTCAACATCAAGAACCGCACCGGGTTCCAGTATTTCAGCTGCCAGATCCGCGCCGAGTCGCCGTCCACCGCGCTCGCCCCCGGCTTCGGCGAGGGCGAGCCCGCGAAACGAATCCCCGCCGATGGCCGCCAGGACAAGACGCCGGTGCCCGTGCTGTGGAACTACGTGTTCAGCGCCATGGGCGGCATCTTCTGGTACCTGCAGTTCTTCTTCTACTCGATGGGCGAGACGCAGATGGGCGCGTACAAGTTCTCGAGCTGGACCGTGCACATGGCCAGCATCATCATCTTCGCCACCATGTGGGGTGTGATCCTCAGGGAGTGGCGCGGCGCGAGCGGCAAGGCGATGCTCTTGCTCCGGCTGGGCGTGGCCACATTGCTGTTGTCGACAATCGTCGTCGGCTACGGGAACTACCTGGGCGCACACCCGTAA
- a CDS encoding glycosyl hydrolase: MRLTGIRTATSAAVISAVLLAASASRPVLAQITNTPPSAAQAASSALADLARQFRTPPDEARIMMRWWWFGPTVTTAGLEREMRLMKDGGIGGFEIQPVYPLVLDDSAQHLVTHPFLSDAFIDDVRFAARTAKELGLRVDLTVGSGWPYGGPQVGISQAAGRLRVERVAVASGVDRVPAPDIRAGERLIAAFLAPSSPASTTDGLREVTPIADGIVRLPDRLPRAREVLFFISSRTGMMVKRPAVGAEGFVLNHYDRAAVDHYLQAVGDRLLSAFGAAPPYAVFCDSLEVYGSDWTDDLLEAFRARRGYDLRLLLPALVLDAGPTTAAIRHDWGQTLTELVTERFLAPVQEWARRHGTRFRLQGYGIPPATISSNAGVDLPEGEGAQWKTLRASRWAASIGHLYDRPVISSETWTWLHSPTFMATPLDMKAEADLHFLQGINQLIGHGWPYTADGVAYPGWRFYAAGVFNDKNPWWIVMPDLARYLQRTSFLLRQGRPANDVAVYLPNDDAWARFAPGKVGSLIEAMARRLGPDVVSAVLDAGFNLDFIDDTVLAERARVDQGHIAIGRNRYRAIVIPDVERMPVRTIRALESFAKQGVCVVATRRTPALAPGYLASPSDHDEIRTTADRLFRGASPAGLLVEQEANLGVALRSRLLPDMAVSAGARDIGFVHRRTEAGDIYFVANTSNVRQSFDATFRVPARGVEQWNPLTGERAPVDLRRPTPRSGATLALDLAPYESTVIVFPMGAAGMTAGRPPRSGTLPPPLDISSGWRVTFGPTGAPTEWATLRSWTDDEATRFFSGVARYEKTVDVSAAMLRRGQSLRLDLGAPKVIDVGGPKARMQAWLDAPVRDAAVVFVNGQRAGSVWCPPYSLDVTPFLRSGPNVIRIDVANLAINYMAGHALPDHTLLSLRYGTRFEPQDMDKVRPVPAGLFGPIRLVAAPAARATTPSR; the protein is encoded by the coding sequence ATGCGCCTGACAGGCATTCGCACCGCGACGTCGGCCGCCGTCATCTCCGCCGTGTTGCTGGCGGCGAGCGCGAGTCGTCCGGTTCTCGCGCAGATCACGAACACGCCCCCATCCGCCGCGCAGGCCGCGTCGTCCGCCCTGGCCGACCTCGCACGCCAGTTCCGCACGCCGCCAGACGAGGCGCGGATCATGATGCGGTGGTGGTGGTTCGGGCCGACGGTCACGACGGCGGGCCTCGAGCGCGAAATGCGCCTGATGAAGGACGGCGGCATCGGCGGGTTCGAAATCCAGCCGGTGTATCCGTTGGTGCTCGACGATTCCGCGCAGCACCTCGTCACCCACCCGTTTCTCTCCGACGCCTTCATCGACGACGTGCGCTTCGCCGCTCGAACGGCGAAAGAGCTCGGCCTGCGCGTCGACCTCACCGTGGGCAGCGGATGGCCGTACGGCGGCCCACAGGTCGGGATCAGCCAGGCCGCCGGCAGGTTGCGGGTCGAGCGTGTTGCCGTGGCTTCGGGCGTCGATCGTGTGCCCGCGCCCGACATTCGCGCTGGCGAACGGCTCATCGCAGCGTTTCTGGCGCCGTCCTCGCCGGCCTCCACCACCGACGGCCTCCGCGAAGTCACCCCCATCGCCGACGGGATCGTTCGGTTGCCCGATCGTCTGCCGCGCGCCCGGGAGGTCCTGTTCTTCATCAGCAGTCGGACGGGCATGATGGTGAAGCGCCCCGCCGTTGGCGCCGAAGGGTTCGTCCTCAACCACTACGATCGCGCCGCGGTCGATCACTATCTGCAGGCGGTTGGCGATCGCCTGCTGTCGGCCTTCGGCGCCGCGCCGCCGTACGCGGTGTTCTGCGACAGCCTCGAAGTCTACGGGTCCGATTGGACCGACGATCTCCTCGAGGCGTTTCGGGCTCGCCGCGGCTACGACCTGCGTTTGTTGCTGCCCGCGCTCGTACTCGATGCCGGGCCGACCACGGCCGCGATTCGCCACGACTGGGGCCAGACGCTGACCGAACTCGTGACGGAGCGCTTCCTTGCGCCCGTTCAGGAGTGGGCGCGGCGCCACGGCACGCGGTTCAGGCTCCAGGGATACGGCATCCCCCCGGCCACCATCTCGAGCAACGCCGGCGTCGATCTCCCCGAAGGCGAAGGGGCGCAGTGGAAGACGCTACGCGCGTCGCGGTGGGCAGCGTCGATCGGGCACCTCTACGACCGGCCGGTCATATCGTCCGAGACGTGGACATGGCTGCATTCGCCGACGTTCATGGCGACACCGCTCGACATGAAGGCGGAAGCCGACCTGCACTTCCTCCAGGGCATCAACCAGTTGATCGGGCATGGGTGGCCGTACACCGCCGACGGGGTTGCGTATCCTGGGTGGCGGTTCTACGCCGCTGGCGTCTTCAACGACAAGAACCCCTGGTGGATCGTGATGCCCGACCTCGCGCGCTACCTGCAGCGGACGAGTTTCTTGCTGCGCCAGGGCCGGCCGGCGAACGACGTCGCCGTCTACCTGCCGAACGACGATGCCTGGGCGCGGTTCGCGCCGGGAAAGGTCGGGAGCCTGATCGAGGCGATGGCCCGGCGCCTCGGGCCTGACGTCGTGTCGGCCGTTCTCGACGCGGGGTTCAATCTCGACTTCATCGATGACACCGTGCTTGCCGAACGGGCGCGGGTTGATCAGGGCCACATCGCGATCGGTCGGAACCGCTATCGCGCCATCGTCATCCCGGATGTCGAACGGATGCCGGTCCGGACGATTCGTGCGCTCGAGTCCTTCGCGAAGCAGGGCGTGTGCGTGGTGGCGACGAGGCGCACACCGGCGCTGGCGCCTGGCTACCTGGCCTCGCCCTCGGACCATGACGAGATCCGTACGACGGCTGATCGCCTGTTCCGCGGTGCGTCACCGGCCGGCCTGCTCGTCGAGCAAGAGGCCAATCTCGGCGTGGCGTTGCGATCCCGCCTGCTGCCCGACATGGCGGTGTCCGCCGGCGCTCGGGACATCGGGTTCGTGCACCGGCGCACCGAGGCGGGAGACATCTATTTCGTGGCCAACACGTCGAACGTACGCCAGTCGTTCGACGCGACATTCCGCGTCCCGGCTCGTGGGGTGGAGCAGTGGAACCCGTTGACGGGGGAGCGTGCGCCGGTCGATCTTCGTCGCCCAACGCCTCGGTCTGGCGCGACGCTGGCCCTCGACCTCGCGCCGTATGAGTCCACGGTGATCGTGTTCCCCATGGGCGCGGCTGGAATGACGGCCGGACGTCCCCCACGATCCGGGACGCTCCCTCCGCCCCTCGACATCAGCTCAGGCTGGCGGGTGACCTTCGGTCCGACGGGGGCGCCCACGGAGTGGGCCACGCTGCGATCCTGGACCGACGATGAGGCGACGCGGTTCTTTTCGGGGGTCGCCAGGTACGAGAAGACCGTCGACGTGTCCGCGGCGATGCTGAGACGCGGACAGTCGCTCCGCCTCGATCTCGGCGCGCCCAAGGTCATTGACGTCGGCGGCCCGAAGGCGCGGATGCAGGCGTGGCTCGATGCGCCCGTGCGTGATGCTGCAGTCGTCTTCGTGAACGGCCAGCGCGCCGGCTCCGTCTGGTGCCCGCCGTACTCCCTGGACGTGACCCCGTTCCTGCGGTCGGGCCCCAACGTCATCCGCATCGACGTCGCGAACCTCGCGATCAACTACATGGCCGGGCACGCGCTGCCCGACCACACGCTGCTGAGCCTCCGGTACGGTACGCGGTTCGAGCCCCAGGACATGGACAAGGTGCGGCCCGTTCCTGCCGGTCTCTTCGGTCCCATCCGACTTGTCGCCGCGCCGGCCGCGCGGGCGACAACACCATCACGATAG
- the rhaI gene encoding L-rhamnose catabolism isomerase, with amino-acid sequence MAIAWNALIEADRDRSGAALDDDYDHLGRQLARRGIDIAAVQARAAAFVVAVPSWGVATGGTRFARFPGPGEPRNVFEKLDDCQVVNRLVRIAPDISLHIPWDEPDDPDALRAFAAERGLTLGTTNSNTFEDQPGQAQSYKFGSLSHTDPGVRRQAVEHNRHCLELGQKLGARAHSVWVGDGGNFPGQHHVRRALDRYLDSLRAIYAVLPPDCRLFIEHKLYEPAFYSTVLNDWGVSYYCARELGDRAFSLVDFGHHAPNVNIEMIVARLIQFGKLGGFHFNDSQYGDDDLDAGSVKPFQLFLVFNELVCAEMEQVAGFDPCYMLDQSHNVTDPIESLMVSAMEVQRAYVQAWLVDRTALHACQERNDAIMALATLKQAFTTDVAPILAMARRTRGGAIDPVAVYRASGYRQRAAEERPADARRGGGIV; translated from the coding sequence ATGGCGATTGCGTGGAATGCGCTCATCGAGGCTGACAGGGACCGATCCGGCGCGGCGCTGGACGACGACTACGACCACCTCGGGCGCCAACTGGCGCGTCGCGGCATCGACATCGCCGCGGTGCAGGCCCGGGCCGCGGCCTTCGTCGTGGCTGTGCCCTCCTGGGGTGTCGCCACGGGAGGCACACGCTTCGCACGGTTTCCCGGGCCAGGCGAGCCCCGCAACGTCTTCGAGAAGCTCGACGACTGTCAGGTGGTCAACCGGCTTGTCCGCATCGCCCCGGATATCTCGCTGCACATTCCGTGGGACGAGCCGGACGATCCGGACGCGCTCCGGGCGTTTGCCGCCGAACGCGGACTCACCCTCGGCACGACCAACTCCAACACGTTCGAGGATCAGCCCGGTCAAGCGCAGTCCTACAAGTTCGGCAGCCTCTCTCACACCGATCCGGGTGTGCGCCGGCAGGCCGTGGAGCACAACCGTCACTGCCTCGAGTTGGGTCAGAAACTCGGCGCGCGCGCACACTCGGTCTGGGTTGGCGACGGCGGCAACTTCCCGGGCCAGCACCACGTGCGCCGGGCGCTCGATCGGTATCTTGACAGCCTCAGAGCCATCTACGCCGTCCTGCCGCCGGACTGTCGGCTCTTCATCGAGCACAAGCTCTACGAGCCGGCGTTCTATTCGACGGTGCTCAACGACTGGGGCGTCAGCTACTACTGTGCCCGAGAACTCGGCGACCGGGCGTTCTCGCTGGTCGACTTCGGCCATCATGCGCCGAACGTGAACATCGAGATGATCGTCGCCCGCCTCATCCAGTTCGGCAAGCTGGGCGGCTTTCACTTCAACGACAGCCAATATGGCGATGACGACCTCGATGCGGGATCCGTCAAGCCGTTCCAGCTGTTCCTGGTCTTCAACGAACTCGTGTGCGCGGAGATGGAGCAGGTGGCCGGCTTCGATCCGTGCTACATGCTCGACCAATCGCACAACGTGACCGATCCAATCGAGTCACTGATGGTCAGCGCCATGGAGGTGCAGCGGGCCTACGTGCAGGCATGGCTCGTGGATCGTACGGCGCTCCACGCCTGTCAGGAGCGCAACGACGCGATCATGGCGCTCGCCACGCTGAAGCAGGCCTTCACGACCGACGTCGCCCCGATACTCGCCATGGCCCGCCGCACCCGGGGCGGCGCGATCGACCCGGTGGCGGTCTATCGGGCGAGCGGCTATCGGCAGCGCGCAGCGGAGGAACGCCCCGCCGACGCGCGACGCGGAGGCGGGATCGTCTGA
- a CDS encoding BMC domain-containing protein, giving the protein MSKLRSVGLVEVASIAVGYVAQDAMLKAASVELLLARTICSGKYLIVIGGEVASVQSSVDAGAALCGGSLIERRVVTKVHPSVFPAIGLSVDAAPERVSALGLIETFSASSIVEVADAAAKAADVVLFRVHLAMAIGGKGFVLMTGDIASVEAAVAAGAAVASEEGILVGKAVIPGPAKELFREFM; this is encoded by the coding sequence GTGTCGAAGCTGAGGTCGGTGGGACTGGTCGAGGTCGCCTCCATCGCCGTTGGCTACGTGGCACAGGATGCGATGCTCAAAGCGGCGAGCGTGGAATTGCTGCTCGCGCGGACCATCTGCTCAGGGAAGTACCTCATCGTCATCGGCGGTGAGGTGGCCTCCGTGCAATCCTCTGTGGACGCGGGAGCGGCGCTCTGCGGCGGGTCGCTCATCGAACGGCGCGTCGTCACCAAGGTGCACCCGAGTGTGTTCCCCGCGATCGGCTTGTCGGTTGATGCGGCGCCGGAGCGGGTCAGTGCGCTTGGGCTCATCGAGACCTTCTCCGCGTCGAGCATCGTGGAAGTTGCCGACGCGGCGGCCAAGGCCGCCGATGTGGTGCTCTTCCGAGTCCACCTGGCGATGGCGATTGGCGGCAAGGGCTTCGTGTTGATGACGGGCGACATCGCGAGCGTCGAAGCCGCCGTCGCGGCTGGTGCCGCGGTGGCATCCGAGGAGGGGATCCTGGTCGGCAAGGCCGTGATCCCGGGGCCCGCGAAGGAACTGTTCCGCGAGTTCATGTAG
- a CDS encoding 4Fe-4S dicluster domain-containing protein: MPNRSSGPSPVPPVATSLERIAELGVVGAGGGGFPTAAKLATRVSTMIVNGAECEPLLHKDRELLSHLAEPMLRGLSAAMGLVGARIGIIGIKEKYSDVMSGLAPRLPSGVRILPLRDSYPAGDEFLLVYDAVGRVIPPGGLPKDVDTVVANVETLVNVGLNEPVTHKYVTVGGAVRAPVTLRVPVGMSIGAVLARAGGATVAEFDVLMGGVMMGRLASGLDEVVTKTLGGLIVLPTAHPLIGRYRATPRQIARIGRSACDQCRFCTDLCPRYLMGHPIEPHRAMQSLGFSPSPTSMVASTLYCCECNLCSLYSCPENLDPKNVCAAAKPVARERGLSWSGTAESVVPHPLAADRRVPMRRLMSRLGLTDFDNVGPLEDLAVAPRRVVLPLKQHAGAPAVAVVRPGDRVSVSDLVAAPAAGALGARIHASIAGVVCSVGDAVVIEA; this comes from the coding sequence ATGCCAAATAGATCCAGCGGGCCGTCCCCAGTTCCACCCGTGGCCACGTCGCTCGAACGTATCGCCGAACTGGGCGTCGTCGGCGCCGGCGGCGGCGGATTTCCCACCGCCGCCAAGTTGGCGACCCGCGTCTCGACGATGATCGTCAATGGCGCCGAGTGCGAGCCACTGCTGCACAAGGACAGAGAGCTCCTCTCCCATCTCGCGGAACCGATGCTGCGCGGGCTCTCGGCGGCGATGGGGCTGGTCGGCGCTCGCATCGGGATCATCGGGATCAAGGAGAAGTACTCGGACGTGATGTCCGGATTGGCGCCCAGGCTTCCGTCGGGTGTGCGCATCCTGCCGCTTCGCGACAGCTACCCGGCCGGCGACGAGTTCCTGCTGGTTTACGACGCTGTCGGTCGCGTCATCCCGCCTGGCGGATTGCCCAAGGATGTCGACACGGTCGTCGCCAATGTCGAGACGCTCGTCAACGTCGGCCTGAATGAGCCGGTCACCCACAAATACGTGACGGTTGGCGGCGCGGTTCGGGCGCCGGTCACCCTGCGCGTCCCGGTCGGGATGAGCATCGGTGCGGTCCTCGCGCGGGCTGGCGGGGCCACCGTGGCTGAATTCGACGTGCTGATGGGAGGCGTGATGATGGGCCGGCTCGCCTCCGGGCTCGATGAAGTCGTCACCAAGACCCTCGGCGGCCTCATCGTCCTGCCCACCGCGCACCCACTCATAGGCCGCTACAGGGCGACCCCGCGCCAAATCGCACGAATCGGCCGGTCTGCGTGCGACCAGTGTCGGTTCTGCACGGACCTTTGCCCGCGCTACCTCATGGGCCATCCGATCGAGCCGCACCGGGCGATGCAGTCACTGGGATTCTCCCCGAGCCCGACGTCGATGGTGGCGAGCACGCTCTACTGCTGCGAGTGCAACCTGTGCAGCCTCTATTCGTGCCCGGAGAACCTCGACCCCAAGAACGTGTGCGCGGCGGCGAAGCCGGTCGCACGTGAGAGAGGGCTGTCCTGGTCCGGAACGGCAGAATCCGTGGTGCCGCATCCGCTGGCGGCGGACCGGCGTGTGCCGATGCGCCGCCTGATGTCGAGGCTCGGCCTGACCGACTTCGACAACGTCGGGCCGCTCGAGGATCTCGCCGTCGCACCACGCCGCGTGGTGCTGCCGCTCAAGCAGCACGCCGGCGCCCCTGCCGTGGCCGTTGTTCGACCGGGCGATCGTGTCTCGGTGAGTGATCTCGTCGCGGCTCCGGCGGCCGGTGCGCTCGGAGCCCGGATTCACGCCAGCATCGCGGGCGTCGTGTGTTCGGTTGGCGACGCCGTGGTGATTGAGGCGTGA
- the pduL gene encoding phosphate propanoyltransferase, which produces MATENCVAFSRALIEDIVRQVAASRFGPGGQSGPNPLVVHPSARHMHVSREDLDALFGPGYELTPDRPLYQEGNFAAKETVTLVGRRGRVIANLRILGPLRTRSQIELAFSDAIGLGLEDVPLRLSGDIAGTPGAYVIGPAGMVHLREGVIRAAIHVHMNPADADHFGVKHGDVMALRVGGDAGIVFGRVHVRIDRNARLNVHMDTDEANACALHQAREFELISEKGGER; this is translated from the coding sequence ATGGCCACTGAAAACTGCGTGGCATTCAGCCGCGCGCTCATCGAAGACATCGTGCGCCAGGTGGCCGCATCCAGGTTCGGCCCCGGCGGCCAGAGCGGCCCGAATCCGCTCGTCGTGCATCCATCGGCCCGGCACATGCACGTGAGCCGGGAGGACCTCGATGCGCTCTTCGGCCCTGGCTACGAGCTGACGCCGGATCGGCCGCTGTACCAGGAGGGGAACTTCGCCGCGAAGGAAACGGTGACGCTCGTCGGTCGCCGCGGCCGCGTGATCGCGAACCTGCGCATCCTGGGGCCGCTTCGCACGCGGTCGCAGATCGAGCTGGCGTTCTCCGACGCGATCGGCCTCGGCCTCGAGGATGTGCCGCTCCGTTTGTCGGGCGACATCGCCGGCACACCCGGCGCGTACGTCATCGGGCCGGCGGGCATGGTCCACCTCCGCGAGGGCGTGATTCGGGCGGCCATTCACGTGCACATGAATCCCGCCGACGCCGACCACTTCGGGGTGAAGCACGGCGACGTCATGGCGCTTCGGGTCGGCGGCGATGCCGGGATCGTCTTCGGCCGCGTACACGTTCGCATCGATCGCAACGCGCGGCTCAACGTGCACATGGACACCGATGAGGCCAATGCGTGCGCGTTGCACCAGGCCAGGGAGTTCGAACTCATCAGCGAGAAAGGGGGCGAGCGATGA
- a CDS encoding BMC domain-containing protein, with protein sequence MKSDQQEQGRATKPALGMIETRGLVALFEAVDAMLKAANVTFTTWEPVGSGLVTAFVEGEVAAVKAATDAGADAAKRLGEVVSVVVIPRPHDDLNGLIGTLGPKPAAGSVA encoded by the coding sequence ATGAAATCGGATCAACAGGAACAGGGGCGGGCGACGAAGCCGGCGCTCGGGATGATTGAGACACGGGGGTTGGTGGCGCTCTTCGAAGCCGTCGACGCGATGCTGAAGGCGGCCAACGTGACCTTCACGACCTGGGAGCCGGTGGGCTCGGGTCTGGTCACGGCGTTTGTCGAGGGCGAGGTCGCAGCGGTCAAGGCCGCGACCGACGCCGGCGCCGATGCCGCGAAGCGGCTCGGAGAGGTTGTGAGCGTCGTGGTGATTCCGCGCCCGCACGACGACTTGAACGGACTCATCGGCACACTCGGGCCCAAGCCTGCCGCAGGCAGCGTGGCGTAG
- a CDS encoding BMC domain-containing protein: MVEALGLIETKGLVGLVEATDAMCKAANVRLTRTMQIGGGYVTAVVRGDVGSVRAAVDAGAAAAKSVGELVAFHVITRPHDGLVDGMLS; the protein is encoded by the coding sequence ATGGTGGAAGCACTCGGATTGATCGAAACCAAGGGGCTCGTCGGCCTGGTGGAAGCCACCGACGCGATGTGCAAGGCGGCCAACGTCAGGCTCACGCGGACGATGCAGATCGGCGGCGGGTACGTGACGGCGGTCGTGCGCGGGGATGTGGGCAGTGTCCGGGCGGCCGTTGACGCCGGCGCCGCCGCAGCCAAGTCGGTCGGTGAGCTGGTGGCCTTCCATGTCATCACTCGCCCGCACGATGGCCTCGTGGACGGCATGCTCTCGTAG
- a CDS encoding BMC domain-containing protein: MAQMAIGMIETHGLTALIQGADAALKAADVTFRGWKKVGSGLCTVFFAGDVAAVKAAVDAGAVAARTVGEVVSVHVIARPHDDAMATLPG; the protein is encoded by the coding sequence ATGGCACAGATGGCAATTGGCATGATCGAAACGCACGGACTCACGGCATTGATCCAGGGCGCCGACGCGGCGCTCAAGGCCGCCGATGTCACCTTCAGGGGGTGGAAGAAGGTGGGCAGCGGGTTGTGCACGGTGTTCTTCGCCGGAGACGTGGCGGCGGTGAAGGCCGCCGTCGATGCCGGCGCCGTGGCGGCGCGGACCGTTGGCGAAGTCGTCAGCGTCCACGTCATTGCGCGTCCGCACGACGATGCGATGGCGACCTTGCCGGGCTAG
- a CDS encoding EutN/CcmL family microcompartment protein, with protein sequence MFLAKVVGSVVATQKHAKFQGMKLLLVQPYVAKGGVVSESGSSVVAVDSVGAGLGTFVLFTQGSSARLTPATKDSPTDAVIVGIVDTIEMGGAKVEMPQ encoded by the coding sequence ATGTTTCTTGCGAAGGTCGTCGGCAGCGTCGTGGCGACGCAGAAGCACGCGAAATTCCAGGGCATGAAACTGCTGCTCGTTCAGCCCTACGTCGCCAAGGGCGGCGTCGTGAGCGAGTCCGGCAGTTCCGTCGTCGCGGTCGACAGCGTTGGCGCCGGGCTGGGGACGTTCGTCCTCTTCACGCAGGGAAGTTCTGCGCGCCTCACACCGGCCACCAAGGACAGCCCGACCGACGCCGTCATCGTCGGCATCGTCGACACGATCGAGATGGGCGGCGCGAAGGTGGAGATGCCGCAATGA